One Sinorhizobium sp. BG8 DNA window includes the following coding sequences:
- a CDS encoding sigma-70 family RNA polymerase sigma factor has product MERKAQPFNVIGQLAALRRYALSLVRNPEDAEDLVHDSLVKAYERQSSFRTGANIRNWLLSIVHNTHVDRLRQRRAVDRRHEAAAQLAEQSLPANQDHSVRLKQVREAFFSLPEEQREALHLVAIEELSYQEAANALGIPVGTLMSRVSRARARLRAFEQPETEATIHHLRIVGGSSDDQQ; this is encoded by the coding sequence ATGGAACGGAAAGCACAGCCATTCAATGTTATCGGGCAACTCGCGGCACTACGCCGTTATGCCCTGTCGCTCGTGCGAAACCCTGAAGACGCCGAGGATCTCGTCCATGATTCCCTGGTGAAGGCCTACGAGCGCCAGTCGTCCTTCCGAACGGGCGCCAACATTCGCAACTGGCTGCTGTCTATCGTCCACAATACCCATGTGGATCGTCTGCGCCAGCGCCGCGCCGTAGACCGCAGGCATGAGGCGGCGGCGCAGCTGGCGGAGCAGTCACTGCCGGCGAATCAGGATCACTCCGTTCGTCTCAAGCAGGTCCGTGAAGCCTTCTTCTCCCTTCCCGAAGAACAGCGGGAGGCTCTCCATCTCGTGGCGATCGAGGAGCTGTCCTACCAGGAAGCGGCCAATGCGCTCGGCATCCCGGTCGGAACGCTGATGTCACGTGTTTCACGCGCCCGGGCACGGCTGCGAGCATTCGAGCAGCCGGAAACGGAAGCTACCATCCATCATCTCAGAATCGTTGGAGGCAGCAGCGATGACCAGCAATGA
- a CDS encoding enoyl-CoA hydratase, with amino-acid sequence MEEPIIVERQGRVVVVSLNRPAARNALNTEIMWAMAEKLSPLDRDPDVGCFVLKGSDKAFAAGADIKEMSDKSFAEMFGEDFFAAWDRFASLRTPKIAAVAGYALGGGCELAMMCDIIYASETAMFGQPEIKLGVMPGMGGSQRLTKLVGKSKAMDLILTGRMMDAAEAERCGLVSRVFPPEKLMDEALAAAQTIAGYGKAATIAAREAVDRALEGGLREGILFERRLFHALFATADQKEGMAAFVEKRSPNFQGK; translated from the coding sequence TTGGAAGAACCGATCATCGTCGAACGCCAGGGCCGCGTGGTCGTCGTCAGCCTGAATAGGCCCGCCGCGCGCAACGCGCTGAACACCGAAATCATGTGGGCCATGGCGGAGAAGCTATCGCCGCTCGACAGGGATCCGGACGTCGGGTGTTTCGTGCTGAAGGGTTCCGACAAGGCCTTTGCTGCCGGCGCCGACATCAAGGAAATGTCAGACAAGTCGTTCGCCGAAATGTTCGGCGAGGATTTCTTCGCCGCCTGGGACCGCTTCGCGAGCCTGCGCACGCCAAAAATCGCCGCCGTTGCGGGCTATGCGCTCGGCGGCGGGTGCGAACTGGCCATGATGTGCGACATCATCTACGCCTCGGAAACGGCGATGTTCGGCCAGCCGGAAATCAAGCTCGGCGTCATGCCAGGCATGGGCGGATCCCAGCGGCTGACGAAGCTCGTCGGCAAGTCGAAGGCAATGGACCTGATCCTGACGGGCAGGATGATGGATGCGGCCGAAGCGGAACGCTGCGGCCTCGTCTCGCGCGTATTTCCGCCCGAGAAGCTTATGGACGAAGCTCTTGCCGCCGCCCAGACCATAGCGGGCTACGGCAAGGCAGCCACCATCGCTGCGCGCGAGGCGGTGGACAGAGCGCTTGAGGGAGGTCTCAGGGAGGGCATCCTGTTCGAGCGGCGCCTGTTCCATGCCCTCTTTGCCACCGCCGACCAGAAGGAAGGAATGGCGGCCTTCGTAGAGAAGCGTTCGCCGAACTTTCAGGGAAAGTGA
- the mmsB gene encoding 3-hydroxyisobutyrate dehydrogenase — protein sequence MTSIGFIGLGHMGGPMAANLVKAGYTVKGFDLSPQSMETARQAGVIVSSGLAETIADAGIVVTMLPAGEHVVAVWKELLESVPAGTLLIDCSTIDIDSARKAHAMAADKGCPSLDAPVSGGTGGAAAGTLTFMVGGERDVFTRAQPLLSAMGKRIIHCGEASMGQAAKVCNNMILGISMIAVGEAFVLGERLGLSHQALYDVASVSSGQCWSLTTYCPVPGPVPTSPANRQYEPGFAGALMLKDLKLARAAAKATGAMTPLGAEAARLYEQFAELGFGDKDFSGIINLLRDKSGSGAA from the coding sequence ATGACCAGCATTGGATTCATCGGCCTTGGCCATATGGGCGGCCCGATGGCGGCGAACCTCGTCAAGGCGGGTTACACGGTCAAGGGTTTCGATCTGTCCCCGCAGTCGATGGAGACGGCCAGACAGGCTGGCGTGATCGTCTCGAGCGGTCTTGCCGAGACGATCGCGGACGCCGGGATAGTGGTGACCATGCTGCCGGCCGGCGAACATGTGGTTGCTGTCTGGAAGGAACTTCTCGAAAGCGTTCCAGCGGGTACGCTGCTCATCGATTGCTCGACGATCGATATCGACAGTGCGCGCAAGGCCCACGCGATGGCCGCCGATAAAGGATGCCCCTCGCTCGATGCACCGGTGTCGGGCGGCACCGGCGGCGCCGCAGCCGGTACGCTGACCTTCATGGTTGGGGGCGAGCGCGACGTCTTCACCCGTGCCCAGCCGCTGCTTTCGGCCATGGGAAAGCGGATCATCCACTGTGGCGAGGCGAGCATGGGACAGGCCGCCAAGGTCTGCAACAACATGATCCTCGGCATAAGCATGATCGCCGTCGGCGAGGCATTCGTACTGGGTGAGCGGCTTGGTCTCTCGCATCAGGCGCTTTACGACGTGGCCTCCGTCTCCTCTGGCCAGTGCTGGTCGCTGACGACCTATTGCCCCGTGCCGGGACCGGTTCCGACCTCGCCCGCGAACCGCCAGTACGAACCGGGCTTTGCCGGCGCCCTCATGCTAAAGGATCTCAAGCTCGCACGCGCGGCAGCCAAGGCCACCGGCGCAATGACGCCCCTCGGCGCCGAGGCCGCCCGGCTCTACGAGCAATTCGCCGAACTTGGTTTCGGAGACAAGGATTTCTCTGGCATCATCAATCTGTTGCGGGATAAATCGGGCAGCGGCGCCGCGTAA
- a CDS encoding Bax inhibitor-1/YccA family protein: MNPMQQGYGHSARAQSAALFDEGLRQHMLRIYNYMGAGLVITGLVAFIVGSTPALYVPIFSSPLKWVVMLAPLAFVFFFSFRIQTMSASAAQMTFWAFCGVMGLSLASVFLVFTGTSIARTFFIAATMFGATSLYGYVTKRDLAKFGSFLMMGLIGVVIASLVNIFLGSSALQFAISVIGIVVFVGLTAWDTQNIKQQYAENFDQESQQKLAVFGALSLYLNFVNIFQLLLNFTGERE, from the coding sequence ATGAATCCAATGCAACAGGGCTACGGTCACAGCGCGCGGGCACAATCCGCCGCGTTGTTCGATGAAGGCCTTCGGCAGCATATGCTGCGCATCTACAACTACATGGGCGCCGGCTTGGTGATCACGGGCCTCGTAGCCTTCATCGTCGGATCGACCCCGGCCCTCTACGTGCCCATTTTCTCGTCGCCGTTGAAGTGGGTGGTCATGCTTGCGCCGCTCGCTTTCGTGTTCTTCTTCTCGTTCCGCATCCAGACAATGTCGGCCAGCGCTGCACAGATGACGTTCTGGGCGTTCTGCGGAGTGATGGGGCTGTCGCTCGCTTCGGTGTTCCTGGTCTTCACCGGCACCAGCATTGCCAGGACCTTCTTCATCGCTGCGACGATGTTCGGCGCAACCAGCCTCTACGGCTATGTGACGAAGCGTGACCTCGCCAAGTTCGGCTCGTTCCTGATGATGGGCCTCATCGGCGTCGTCATCGCAAGTCTGGTCAACATCTTCCTCGGCTCCAGTGCGCTCCAGTTCGCAATCTCGGTCATCGGCATCGTCGTCTTCGTCGGCCTGACCGCCTGGGACACGCAGAACATCAAGCAGCAGTATGCCGAGAATTTCGATCAGGAATCGCAGCAGAAGCTGGCTGTATTCGGCGCGCTGTCGCTATATCTCAACTTCGTCAATATCTTCCAGCTGTTGCTTAACTTCACGGGTGAGCGCGAATAG
- a CDS encoding anti-sigma factor: MTSNDPILDADLHAYVDDQLDVGRRIEVEAFLSERPSVAAKVMADLRVRDELRLALADHRPVNRQATRDAARMLERSLSRRRLFDLLRRAAVIAAFVGAGWAGHALIGPFGATAVVASVPAPAFVDEAVRAHRTAMLRETMPHSREEAVYDPAEVRSATGIVLPELPKSWKVVDVQIFPSAFGPSVELAVEPSKGERMSLFAVRPGTFAVQQVLSRHADETQAAYWQIGEVAYALVSDQRKVEELSEAASGLFRTLY, from the coding sequence ATGACCAGCAATGATCCAATTCTAGACGCTGACCTCCACGCCTATGTCGACGACCAGCTGGACGTCGGACGTCGTATCGAGGTGGAAGCCTTCCTATCCGAACGTCCGTCCGTCGCGGCAAAGGTGATGGCCGATCTGCGCGTGCGCGACGAGCTGCGGCTCGCACTTGCCGACCACAGGCCGGTGAACCGGCAGGCGACGCGCGATGCCGCCCGCATGCTGGAACGGTCACTTTCGCGCAGGCGGCTCTTCGATCTGCTGAGGCGTGCGGCGGTCATTGCCGCTTTCGTCGGTGCCGGCTGGGCGGGGCATGCACTCATCGGTCCCTTCGGCGCAACGGCAGTTGTCGCATCGGTCCCCGCGCCCGCCTTCGTCGACGAGGCCGTACGTGCGCATCGCACCGCCATGCTGCGGGAAACGATGCCGCACAGCCGTGAGGAGGCCGTGTACGATCCGGCGGAGGTGCGCTCGGCAACGGGCATCGTGTTGCCGGAGCTTCCGAAGAGCTGGAAGGTCGTCGACGTCCAGATCTTTCCTTCGGCCTTCGGCCCCAGCGTCGAACTGGCGGTCGAACCGAGCAAGGGCGAGCGCATGTCGCTCTTTGCCGTCAGGCCGGGGACGTTCGCGGTACAGCAGGTTCTTTCCCGTCACGCCGACGAGACCCAAGCTGCCTACTGGCAAATTGGTGAGGTCGCCTACGCCCTGGTCTCCGATCAGCGGAAGGTGGAGGAACTCTCCGAAGCGGCAAGCGGCCTTTTTCGAACTCTCTACTGA